The genomic window TGCTTCTGTAAAAAATGAAATTTTACAAAAACTTCCAACTTTAGGATTTGATACTTCAAAACTAATTTGGACTATTCAGGAATAACTATGTATTTTGAAAAAAAAGATAGTGTAAAACTAGATTTTACAAAAAAACCTAAAAGAGAAAATAAAAGTTTAGAAGAGCTGAAAGAAGAGGATTTAAATCGTCTAATAGAGATGGCATGGCAAGATAGAACTACTTTTGATACAATATTTGAACTTTATGGTTTAACTGAAAATCAAGTGAAAAAAAAGATGAGAAATTTACTAAAAAAAAGTAGTTTTAAAATGTGGAGAGAAAGAGTTCAAGGGCGAGTTACAAAACATAAAAAAAAGGTTTTGCATAAAATTAG from Arcobacter venerupis includes these protein-coding regions:
- a CDS encoding TIGR03643 family protein, coding for MYFEKKDSVKLDFTKKPKRENKSLEELKEEDLNRLIEMAWQDRTTFDTIFELYGLTENQVKKKMRNLLKKSSFKMWRERVQGRVTKHKKKVLHKISRFQGPW